One region of Culex pipiens pallens isolate TS chromosome 2, TS_CPP_V2, whole genome shotgun sequence genomic DNA includes:
- the LOC120421580 gene encoding zinc finger protein 616-like produces MKPSEVDPTICRLCLNASDINIMLVLNQNESIIKSILQITSVEVIVDPDHIVYMCNSCQFLLDQCVQFRMTCVQNDNTFRKLYAKNSLQNIVHVDVDPIPSPEVKLEEFDDGDNGSSPAPPTAENVEEKVEVESGAEVGDDGSSDSGSSSSSSSEEEETRPKKRGRKPGKRGPQSKDARKEMRQVQCAQCGKMVSENNLNQHQQIHNPDRPKFQCPHCPRVCHERSRLKLHINAVHTGEVKYTCDQCGKMYTRPASLRNHYLAIHTNIKKFECKFCGEKFSRSALRHHHYKMVHTEGRPWGCEYCEKSFKMKSDWTIHMRIHTGEKPFKCDICGKTFNKSYNVKLHKKSHRLDDIYKASQGEKVEVPPVPPVQPGVVPVMPQTQPPPGGVAPV; encoded by the exons ATGAAACCAAGCGAGGTAGATCCAACGATCTGCCGGCTGTGTTTGAATGCTTCCGACATCAATATTATGCTGGTGCTGAACCAAAATGAGAGCATAATCAAATCTATCCTGCAGATTACGAGTGTTGAG GTAATCGTCGACCCGGACCACATCGTGTACATGTGCAATAGCTGTCAGTTTCTGCTGGACCAGTGCGTCCAGTTCCGGATGACGTGCGTCCAGAACGACAACACGTTCCGGAAGTTGTACGCGAAGAACTCGCTCCAGAACATTGTCCACGTTGACGTGGATCCGATTCCGTCGCCGGAGGTCAAACTGGAGGAGTTTGACGATGGTGACAATGGGTCGTCTCCGGCGCCACCTACGGCGGAGAATGTTGAGGAGAAGGTCGAGGTTGAAAGTGGAGCAGAAGTCGGTGATGATGGAAGTAGTGacagtggcagcagcagcagcagttccagTGAAGAGGAGGAGACGAGGCCGAAGAAACGAGGTCGAAAGCCGGGCAAGAGGGGACCACAGAGCAAGGACGCCCGGAAGGAGATGCGCCAGGTGCAGTGCGCCCAGTGCGGTAAGATGGTCTCGGAGAACAATCTCAACCAGCATCAGCAAATTCACAACCCGGACCGGCCCAAGTTCCAGTGTCCGCACTGTCCGCGGGTTTGCCACGAGCGGTCCCGGCTGAAGCTGCACATCAATGCGGTGCACACGGGGGAGGTCAAGTACACGTGCGACCAGTGCGGGAAGATGTACACGAGGCCGGCCTCGCTGAGGAATCACTATTTGGCCATTCACACCAATATCAAAAA aTTCGAGTGCAAATTTTGCGGTGAGAAATTCTCCCGTTCCGCGCTGAGACATCACCACTACAAAATGGTTCACACCGAGGGACGCCCTTGGGGTTGCGAGTATTGCGAGAAATCCTTCAAAATGAA GAGCGACTGGACCATCCACATGCGCATTCACACCGGTGAAAAGCCCTTCAAGTGTGACATTTGCGGCAAGACGTTCAACAAAAGCTACAACGTGAAGCTGCACAAAAAGTCGCACCGTCTGGACGACATCTACAAGGCGAGTCAGGGCGAGAAGGTGGAAGTGCCGCCGGTGCCGCCTGTGCAACCTGGGGTGGTGCCAGTTATGCCACAGACGCAACCACCGCCAGGAGGAGTGGCGCCAGTTTAG